DNA sequence from the Sulfurimonas sp. HSL3-7 genome:
TCCACAATGTCGGCCTCATGCGTCATCAGCCAGAGCTCGTCTTTTTCCAGCAGGGCCATGATGAGCAGCTGGGCTTCACGCCTCGGCCGCTCGACAGCCCCCTGCAGTTCTGCCGTGATCAGCCGCAGCCACTCTCCGACCGATTGCATCTTCAATCGATTGTCGGACATGTTCCCTCAAGCGCTTCACGGGTGTTTACATTCGTGTCAACACCGAGTTCCTTGAGCCGTTCCAGCACCGGCGGATGGGTGTAGTAGAAGAAGATATAGACCGGGTGTGAAAGCGGAAAACTCTTGTTCTCACTTACCAGTTTTTTAAGTGCTTCGCTTAAAAAAAGTTTTCCGCCCAGATCCGCACCAGTCCGGTCCGCTTCGTATTCGTTGTGACGGCTGACGATCCCCATAATCGGCATCATAATAAAGCCAAGCAGCGGCATTACGAGCATAAAAAGGATCATCATATTGGCCGCGCTCTTCTGAATGCCGAGCTCCATATAGAGCGTATCGGGGAGGTTACCGAAAAGGGCAAACATCGCAAAGAGCATCCCGCCCATCAGGGCGATGTTTTTATAGATGTCGCCGTGCTGAAAATGGCCGAGTTCATGTCCCAGAACCGCCAAAAGTTCATTCGGCGTCAGTTTCTGCAGCAGCGTATCGAAAAGCACGACCCGTTTTGTCTTTCCCAGACCGCCGAAATAGGCATTGAGGCGGGCATCGCGTTTGGATGCATCGGAGATAAAGACGCCGGAGCTTTGAAAGCCTGTCTTCTCCATCAGCTGATTGATCTGTCGGTTGAGCTCCTCGTCTTCGAGCGGGGTCAGCTTGTCAAAAAAGAGCGCACGCATGGTCGGATAGAACATATTGAGCAGAACAACCACACCGAAGATAAAACCGAAACTCCAGAGCCACCACAGGGCTGTCGAAGAGATGATAAGATAGATCCCCCAGATAATCAGGCCGCCAAACACAATGGTCAACATCGTCGAAATCAGAGTATCTTTGATATAGAGAGCCTTGGTTGAGCGGTTGAAGCCGAACTTGGCATCCAGAACGAACTTCTCATAATACTCCATCGGCAGAGAGATCAGGCCGTTGATCAAAATAAATCCAAGCACACCCAGTATCGTCGAGAAAGCCGGATCAAAGACCATGACATTCTGCTCGAGAAAAGCGATACCGAAACGCATCCACGCCAGAAAGACAATAAAATCGATCAGTGTCGACAGCATCGAAAGCTTCTCTTTGGCGACGGCATAATTACCGGCTTTCAGATAGTCTGCGCTGCCCATCAAGACGGCACCCTGGCGCTTGGCCTGGTTGACAAAACCGATCTGCATGACACTGACATACATTTTCAGGAGAACATAGACGGAATAGATTGCTATTATAGCGGTTAACATGAAAGCCCTTAGGAAAGAAGGTTTAACAGGGTTTTGAACATCCCTGTTAGAATTGCGCTATTTTAGCATGATTGCATTAAGCGCCAATATATGCAATAGCGTTTAAGCTTTATTTGACCCTCGGCACTTTGACGATCTCGTCTTGCGTCTCGATCATGTCGTTAGGCACGAAATAGCTTCTGGCTGCCAGGTAGACCGTTCCGATGATCAGACCCGCGATAATAACGGCCCAAAAAATACGACGCTTTTCACCTTTAAGTGTGTTGTAATCACCTAACTCTTCTAATCTTGGTTCACCCATTGCTAACTCCTTGTGGGAAATTTTATTATTTTGTGTCTTTGTACTGTAGAAGAATACAAAAAAATGATACTAACAATCGTAAACACTATAAGTTAATATGACGCCTTAAGTTTGCTTTTTATATATTTTATTCGTCATATCCGTACTACGCAGACCCGTAGGACAGATGGCAAAAGTCCAACAAATACTGCCGGGAAGCAAACTGATAATTCGATATAATGCCGTCATGCAAAATGACTTTATTCCCGAGATCGAACCGACCCCTGTTTTCACATCAAAAGAGTGCGTTTTTCTGGTCAATGTTATCGCTTTTAAACTCACCTATATACCCCTGATATTGACCCTGATGGTCGCCTTTATTGTGGACTATTTTTACGCGGCGGCCACGCTGCTTATCAGTTATCTGGTCACCGGCATTATCCGTTCATACATGCGAAACAACTCTATTCCTAAAAAACAGCAGGAGTACAGCTATAGCGACAAAGCGATCGCTTCATGGTTTTTATATCGGACCTATTGCTTCGGCAAAAAATAACGATTATATAAACAGTAAACTACTTTTGGAGAACCTATGGCCCTGATCGACCTACTTGGTGTACACAAACATTATGATCTGCAGAAGATCCTAGTCAATGTCAATTTTCATGTTGACGAGGGTGAACGTATTGTCATTGTCGGTAAAAACGGCAGCGGCAAATCGACCCTGATGAAGATCATCAACGGCAAACTCGATATAGACGAAGGTGAACGCATCACCAAGCAGGACCTTGAGATCAAGATGCTCGACCAGGTCCCGCGCTTTGAAGCCGATGACTCTGTCAGGCAAGCCGTCGAGCGGGGTCTGAAGGAGCTTTATGCTGCCAGAGAACGCTACGATGCCCTCTCGCTGCAGCTCGCAGACGATTTTGAGAACCCGCAGCTTTTGAAAGAGCATGCCGAGCTCAACCACTATCTCGACCATCACAACGCCTGGACGCTCGACGACAAGATCGAACGCGTTCTTCTGAACTTCAACCTCAAACATATGGAAGATAAGCCGGTCGTCATGCTCAGCGGGGGTGAACAGCGCCGCGTCGCCCTTGCCGGGCTGCTCCTGCAGAAACCCGATATCCTGCTGCTCGATGAGCCGACCAACCACCTTGACGTCTATATGGTGGAGTTTTTGGAAGAGCTGATCCTCAAAGAGCAGTTCACCCTTGTCTTCATCTCCCACGACCGTTACTTCATCGACCAGATCGCGACCAAGACCATCGAGGTCGAAGACGGCAAACTCAGAGAGTACCGCGGCGGCTACTCCAACTACCTTGAGCAGAAGGCGGAGTACCTCCGCACCCTGCAGAAACAGCACGACAACCTGCTTGGGCTGCTCAAGACCGAGAACGAGTGGTTTGCCCGCGGTGTCCGCGCCCGTCTCAAACGCAACGAGGGACGAAAAGAACGGCTGATGCAGCTGCGCGAAGCGGCCAAGACCAACCCCGCCAAGATCCGAAAGATGAGCGTCGAAATCCAGCGCGAAGAGAAGCACTTCAACCGTGACAAAAGCGTCAACAAGCAGAAGATGCTCTTCGAGGTCGAAAACCTCGGCGTCACCCTCGGCGACAAAGTGCTGATCAAAAACTTCACCACCCGTATTCTCCAGAAAGATGTGATCGCCATCGTCGGGCCCAACGGCACCGGAAAATCGACCCTGCTCAAGACCCTGCTCGGGCGTATCAAGCCGACCGAAGGGAAGATCAAACAGGGCGAGTTCTCCATCGGCTACTTCGACCAGCACCGAGAGCTGCTCGACGATTCAAAAAACCTCATCGAGACCTTCTGTCCCAACGGCGGGGACCGGGTCCAGGTGCGCGGTTCGAACATGCATGTCTACGGCTACCTTAAGAACTTCCTCTTCCCGAGAGAGTTCCTGGACAAGAAAATCGGCGTATTGAGCGGCGGGGAGAAAAACCGTGTCGCCCTCGCCCTCCTCTTTACCAAAAATGTGGACTGTCTGATCCTGGATGAACCGACCAACGACCTCGACATCCCGACCATCAACATCCTTGAAGAGCAGCTGCAAAACTTTCCCGGCGCGGTCATCCTGGTCAGCCACGACCGATACTTCGTCGACAAGATCGCCAAAAAGCTCTTTATCTTCAAAGGCCATGACGGCGAGATCGAAGAATCCCACCAGCTCTACTCAGAGTACCTCGAACATGAGAAAGAGATGCTGGAGATCGAGAACATTGTCAAAGAGGCAGAGCAGAGCACGCCTAAAAAAGTACACAAAGAGAAGCCCAAGGCGCTGAAACTCACCTACAAAGAGAATGAGGCCCTCAAATCCCTGCCTCAGGAGATCGAAGAGATCGAGGCCAGGATCGATCAGATCAATGCCTGCCTGGCCGATCCGGAATGCTACAGCGAAAAAGGGATCTCTGTTGTCGCGCAGGAGCTCTCACAAAGCG
Encoded proteins:
- a CDS encoding M48 family metallopeptidase, with amino-acid sequence MLTAIIAIYSVYVLLKMYVSVMQIGFVNQAKRQGAVLMGSADYLKAGNYAVAKEKLSMLSTLIDFIVFLAWMRFGIAFLEQNVMVFDPAFSTILGVLGFILINGLISLPMEYYEKFVLDAKFGFNRSTKALYIKDTLISTMLTIVFGGLIIWGIYLIISSTALWWLWSFGFIFGVVVLLNMFYPTMRALFFDKLTPLEDEELNRQINQLMEKTGFQSSGVFISDASKRDARLNAYFGGLGKTKRVVLFDTLLQKLTPNELLAVLGHELGHFQHGDIYKNIALMGGMLFAMFALFGNLPDTLYMELGIQKSAANMMILFMLVMPLLGFIMMPIMGIVSRHNEYEADRTGADLGGKLFLSEALKKLVSENKSFPLSHPVYIFFYYTHPPVLERLKELGVDTNVNTREALEGTCPTID
- the abc-f gene encoding ribosomal protection-like ABC-F family protein, giving the protein MALIDLLGVHKHYDLQKILVNVNFHVDEGERIVIVGKNGSGKSTLMKIINGKLDIDEGERITKQDLEIKMLDQVPRFEADDSVRQAVERGLKELYAARERYDALSLQLADDFENPQLLKEHAELNHYLDHHNAWTLDDKIERVLLNFNLKHMEDKPVVMLSGGEQRRVALAGLLLQKPDILLLDEPTNHLDVYMVEFLEELILKEQFTLVFISHDRYFIDQIATKTIEVEDGKLREYRGGYSNYLEQKAEYLRTLQKQHDNLLGLLKTENEWFARGVRARLKRNEGRKERLMQLREAAKTNPAKIRKMSVEIQREEKHFNRDKSVNKQKMLFEVENLGVTLGDKVLIKNFTTRILQKDVIAIVGPNGTGKSTLLKTLLGRIKPTEGKIKQGEFSIGYFDQHRELLDDSKNLIETFCPNGGDRVQVRGSNMHVYGYLKNFLFPREFLDKKIGVLSGGEKNRVALALLFTKNVDCLILDEPTNDLDIPTINILEEQLQNFPGAVILVSHDRYFVDKIAKKLFIFKGHDGEIEESHQLYSEYLEHEKEMLEIENIVKEAEQSTPKKVHKEKPKALKLTYKENEALKSLPQEIEEIEARIDQINACLADPECYSEKGISVVAQELSQSEALYEAKVEELLAIEEKLEEIEAQKG